The Dehalococcoidia bacterium genome window below encodes:
- a CDS encoding DMT family transporter — translation MPQYTAVARIPRFSLLLILVGVAAISSAAVLIREADAPPLVIAASRMLIASVVILPFAVGRLKNTFKILESPDAWLIIVAGAALALHFWLWITSLSHTSIASSVVLVTSHPAMVAVLSFVLWRERLGHAAVLGILVAFAGLIVINLGSFSFGSSVFEGNLMALAAAGAMAGYLLAGRHIRERIDALSYLAMVYALAAILLLAAAFIAGESFQGYSVKTYWMLALLGLVPQLIGHTSLNLAVRRLPATVVSVAILGEPVGATLLGWAVLGEAPGIKEVVGGLIILCGILMVVGGGGGGRESLEQM, via the coding sequence ATGCCACAATATACGGCTGTGGCTAGAATACCTCGTTTCAGCTTACTCCTGATTCTTGTCGGTGTGGCCGCGATTTCTTCGGCGGCGGTTCTTATACGTGAGGCTGATGCTCCTCCGCTGGTCATCGCCGCCAGCCGCATGCTCATCGCGTCGGTTGTAATCCTGCCGTTTGCTGTCGGGCGACTGAAAAACACGTTCAAGATACTTGAATCTCCCGATGCATGGCTTATCATCGTGGCTGGAGCCGCCCTGGCACTGCATTTCTGGCTGTGGATAACCTCTCTAAGTCATACCAGCATCGCCAGCTCGGTGGTACTGGTAACCTCGCACCCGGCTATGGTCGCCGTTTTGTCTTTCGTGCTGTGGCGCGAGCGGCTGGGTCACGCAGCAGTGCTCGGCATTTTGGTGGCCTTCGCTGGACTTATTGTGATAAACCTCGGCAGTTTCAGCTTTGGTTCGTCTGTTTTTGAAGGCAACCTGATGGCGCTGGCAGCAGCGGGCGCCATGGCGGGGTATCTGCTGGCCGGGCGTCACATCCGCGAGCGCATAGACGCGCTCAGCTACCTCGCTATGGTATATGCCCTGGCCGCTATCTTGCTGCTGGCGGCGGCGTTCATCGCGGGCGAGAGCTTCCAGGGTTACTCCGTAAAAACCTACTGGATGCTGGCGCTGCTGGGTCTGGTGCCGCAGCTTATCGGGCATACATCGCTGAATCTGGCGGTGCGCCGGCTGCCGGCAACCGTTGTTTCCGTGGCCATTCTGGGCGAGCCGGTCGGGGCCACATTGCTGGGATGGGCCGTACTTGGTGAAGCTCCAGGAATTAAAGAAGTCGTTGGCGGGCTGATTATTCTCTGCGGGATTCTTATGGTTGTCGGTGGTGGTGGTGGTGGAAGAGAGTCTCTTGAACAAATGTGA